One Chitinivibrionales bacterium genomic window, CTCGGGCCGCCACGGCCCCTGTACGCCTGTCGGCAAGGGCCGGGCAGCACCGCGCTTCAGCGGGTCTATTTCCTCCCGTTGGTCGGGACCAAGCTCCAGTCCTGCCTAGCGCGTCGAGAAAATTTCAGCTCACCATCATGCTTCTGTGACTTCAATCGAAAATGTTTATATGTATTAAAAATAGATTTAAATTCGTATAATATTTTTTTATCCATATCTAACACCATCTCCAAGTCTTATTTTTAATCAATTAAAATCAACAAATACCAAATACTTTTCCCGGATAAACTCCCCATGCCGCGTCTCTTCGACCTTCTCTCCGAAAACACGAGCGACAAGACCATCTCCTCGCTCCGGAAAATCGCGGGAAAAGACAATAAAATAAACCGCGCCGGAAAAAGTCAGGGCGGCATTAATAAAGAGAAACCAGACAACAAGCCTCCCAAAAAGCACGACCTGTACCACACCCTCGAATTCGTCGCGCTCGACCTTGAGACCACCGGGCTCGATTTCAAAAACGACAGGATCATCGAGATCGGCGCGGTGCGGTTTTCAAGCAAGGGGCCGGGAGAGGAATTCAGCACTTTTGTCAATCCGGGCATGCCCATTCCGCAGCACATCACGCGGCTCACGGGTATTGCAAACGAGAACGTCGCGGCGGCGCCGTCGTTCAAGGACATCGCGCCGAAGCTCAATGAATTCATCGCGGACGCGCCGATCTGCGGCCACCAGGTGGATTTCGACATCAATTTTCTCAACGAGGAATTCAGGCGCATCGCGCTTCCCAAGGTGTTTGTGCAGCAGGTGGACACGGCCCTGCTTTCGCGCATCGTCGACCTGGAGCTCTCGCGCTTCACGCTCGGTCACGTGGCGCGGGCCGTGGGCGTTCCGCTCGAGAACGCGCACCGCGCGCTTGACGACGCACGCGCGTCGGGAAACGTCGCGCTCGTGCTTCTCCCCATGCTCGCAAAGATACCGGTTGCGGTTCGCTCCGTCATGGCGCACGCGGCGCCGCCGTCGGTGGTCAAATATTTTCTTGTAAAATCGCTTGAAAAAGAATCATACTCGCTCGACCTGTCGCCGGCCGCGCTGCCGAAGCCGCCCAAAAAGCTCGTGCCGGAAGATCCGCCGCTTTCCGTTGAGCCTGACCGCGTGGTGAAACTGTTCGAGCCGAACGGTCCGCTGTCGCATGCCATGAAGGGCTTTCTGCCGCGTTCTTCACAAACGCGAATGGCCGCGGCCGCGGCCGCGGCGTTCAACGACAAGACCTGCCTCGTTGCCGAGGCCGGCGCCGGCACGGGGAAATCACTTGCCTATCTTGTGCCTGCGGCAATGTACGCGCTCAAGAACAACTGCCGCGTGCTCGTGTCCACGCATACGCGCAACCTGCAGGACCAGCTCGTGGGCAAGGACTTGCCTGTTGTCAAAAAGGCCGCGGGCGACGGGCTGCGCTTTTCCGTGCTCAAGGGCAGGGCGAATTACCTGTGCCAGAACAGGTTCAGGCGGCTTCTGGCCGGCGAGCTCGGCGATTTCTCGTACCGGGAGCGCATGGGCATGCTGCCGCTCATCAGGTGGGCACAGGAGACGAAGACCGGCGACATCGAGGAGCAGAACCAGTTCAACATCAGGTGGTTTTCGCGCGTGTGGCACGCGATATCGGCCGAGGCGCATTTCTGCGAGGGCCGGCGGTGCGCGGAGTATTCCTGCTGCTTTCTGCAGCAGGCGCGCCAGCGCGCGCTCGGCTCGCACATCGTGGTGATCAACCACGCCCTGTTTTTCTCCGAGATCTGCGCCGAGTCGTCGTTCCTCGGCAGGCTCGGCCCCGTCGTCTTCGACGAGGCGCACCATCTCGAGGCCTGCGGACACCGGCACCTGCGCACCGAGCTCGACAGCAAC contains:
- a CDS encoding helicase C-terminal domain-containing protein — protein: MPRLFDLLSENTSDKTISSLRKIAGKDNKINRAGKSQGGINKEKPDNKPPKKHDLYHTLEFVALDLETTGLDFKNDRIIEIGAVRFSSKGPGEEFSTFVNPGMPIPQHITRLTGIANENVAAAPSFKDIAPKLNEFIADAPICGHQVDFDINFLNEEFRRIALPKVFVQQVDTALLSRIVDLELSRFTLGHVARAVGVPLENAHRALDDARASGNVALVLLPMLAKIPVAVRSVMAHAAPPSVVKYFLVKSLEKESYSLDLSPAALPKPPKKLVPEDPPLSVEPDRVVKLFEPNGPLSHAMKGFLPRSSQTRMAAAAAAAFNDKTCLVAEAGAGTGKSLAYLVPAAMYALKNNCRVLVSTHTRNLQDQLVGKDLPVVKKAAGDGLRFSVLKGRANYLCQNRFRRLLAGELGDFSYRERMGMLPLIRWAQETKTGDIEEQNQFNIRWFSRVWHAISAEAHFCEGRRCAEYSCCFLQQARQRALGSHIVVINHALFFSEICAESSFLGRLGPVVFDEAHHLEACGHRHLRTELDSNRCAAFLDQVSNLDKELKKRDEKGGAPVKEAEFKPLAKRLRADVKAFLDGGLAWAHSKTPPSAEFQLDYAAETFSQNAAALSLVNSLADVQDCLHRFSQLCGDGDPDKELSAEILSCNDAASQLKADLTYLTAAATEDHVFWAEGNLEKGWIKLCGVPLDVGAILAPLWEANESGMVFASATLSVCGSMEYFMRKVGLSGGRAAATQCEVFESPFSASQAVRCGVRNGPDVESPQYPAHVADAVLRLLGAFDKNILVLFTANSMLNAVYERIRSQVPKDDCTLLAQGVSGNRQAILDEFLHTKRAVLLGADSFWEGVDVPGKACEIVIIARLPFPVPTHPLTKALCRKVEEEKGESFMSYSVPEAVIRFRQGTGRLIRTLEDRGALVVLDNRVFTKGYGKQFTGCLDGSFTRFDTLDEMLNGVRAFFDGETTETKITYVPIEEV